A single Brassica rapa cultivar Chiifu-401-42 chromosome A04, CAAS_Brap_v3.01, whole genome shotgun sequence DNA region contains:
- the LOC103863392 gene encoding non-functional pseudokinase ZED1, which yields MDSMVKKLKNNLSSGSFGKNKERSIKKQRRFLENGSILLNELIADCNGKTIPIRSFSSSQILKATNNFDTSCSIAQEGFYIWYKGVIEDRSYMIKRFSEYKVTDRRVGEVYKDIVLSARMSSHNNFLKLLGSCLEFPFPVLVFEYAEHGVLNHRGGVTTVNGEESLLPLSLRLKIAKEIANALAYLHMAFPKIIIYRDVKPMHVFLDENWTAKLSDMSFSISLEEGKSRIEAEDVLGTYGYLDPLYFATLVVSEYTDVYSFGVLLMVLLSGRSVYFNVSDGDPVGILQYVKGLYEVGKLSEVIDLMVMKDITSAQRLEAEACVLLALRCCRERDEDRPKMIQVAKELKRAETLFL from the coding sequence ATGGATTCAATGGTGAAGAAGTTGAAGAACAATTTGAGTTCTGGTTCGTTCGGGAAGAATAAGGAAAGAAGCATAAAGAAGCAAAGGAGGTTCTTGGAGAACGGAAGCATCTTGCTCAACGAACTAATCGCTGATTGTAACGGTAAAACCATTCCTATACGCAGCTTTTCCTCTTCTCAGATCCTTAAAGCTACCAACAACTTCGACACCAGTTGTTCCATCGCCCAAGAAGGGTTCTACATATGGTACAAAGGTGTTATCGAAGATAGATCTTACATGATCAAAAGATTCTCCGAGTACAAAGTCACTGACCGCAGAGTAGGAGAGGTTTACAAAGACATAGTCTTGTCTGCTCGGATGAGCAGCCACAACAACTTTCTCAAACTACTAGGATCTTGTCTCGAGTTCCCTTTTCCAGTTCTTGTTTTCGAATACGCAGAACATGGAGTCTTGAATCATCGAGGAGGTGTTACCACCGTTAACGGGGAGGAATCTTTACTGCCTCTGAGTTTGAGGCTAAAGATTGCAAAGGAGATTGCGAACGCATTGGCTTATCTCCACATGGCCTTCCCTAAGATCATCATATACAGAGATGTTAAACCGATGCACGTTTTCTTGGACGAGAACTGGACCGCAAAGCTGTCGGATATGTCTTTCTCGATATCGCTCGAGGAAGGTAAATCACGGATAGAAGCTGAAGACGTGCTGGGTACGTACGGGTACCTCGATCCGTTATACTTTGCGACATTGGTTGTGTCGGAGTACACAGATGTGTACAGCTTTGGAGTCTTGTTGATGGTTCTTCTCAGTGGTAGATCGGTTTACTTTAATGTATCTGATGGGGATCCAGTAGGTATTCTTCAATATGTGAAAGGCTTATACGAGGTTGGGAAGCTCAGTGAAGTAATTGATCTCATGGTGATGAAAGATATTACTAGCGCTCAAAGATTGGAGGCGGAAGCTTGTGTTTTACTTGCACTGAGATGCTGTAGGGAGAGGGATGAAGACAGACCGAAGATGATCCAGGTTGCTAAAGAACTCAAGCGGGCTGAGACATTATTTCTATGA
- the LOC103863390 gene encoding zinc finger protein ZAT18, translating to MKRDRSDYEDFITHIDMIKTLTMSSHSFVVKQIESTGSKINGNRFECKTCNRKFDSFQALGGHRASHKKPKLMSVEQEQAKHRNNENDVHKCSICSQMFGTGQALGGHIRRHRASMINEQSVISSKVYTSPVNDQCQSSKRVMRLDLNLTPLENDLLNIFAKNLAPHIDLKFVN from the coding sequence ATGAAGAGAGACCGTTCAGATTACGAAGATTTCATCACGCATATAGACATGATAAAAACTCTAACGATGTCATCTCATAGTTTTGTGGTCAAGCAAATCGAATCTACCGGAAGCAAAATCAACGGTAACCGCTTTGAATGCAAAACGTGTAACCGGAAATTTGATTCGTTCCAAGCTCTCGGAGGTCATAGAGCCAGCCACAAGAAACCTAAGCTGATGAGTGTTGAGCAAGAACAAGCCAAGCATCGGAACAATGAGAATGATGTGCATAAGTGTTCAATCTGCAGTCAAATGTTTGGGACCGGTCAAGCTCTAGGCGGTCACATTAGAAGGCACAGGGCGAGCATGATAAATGAACAATCGGTTATCTCTTCTAAGGTATATACCAGTCCGGTTAATGATCAATGCCAGAGCAGCAAGAGGGTTATGCGCTTGGACCTGAATCTAACTCCCTTGGAGAATGATCTTTTAAACATCTTTGCGAAGAATTTGGCTCCACATATTGATTTGAAGTTTGTAAACTAG
- the LOC103863391 gene encoding LOW QUALITY PROTEIN: ras-related protein RABE1a (The sequence of the model RefSeq protein was modified relative to this genomic sequence to represent the inferred CDS: deleted 2 bases in 1 codon), translating into MAAPPARARADYDYLIKLLLIGDSGVGKSCLLLRFSDGSFTTSFITTIGIDFKIRTIELDGKRIKLQIWDTAGQERFRTITTAYYRGAMGILLVYDVTDESSFNNIRNWIRNIEQHASDNVNKILVGNKADMDESKRAVPKAKGQALADEYGMKFFETSAKTNLNVEEVFFSIGKDIKQRLADTDAKAEPQTIKINQNDQRRDISSYSEISMLWLVENWSLAPPSEERIWLSEETFGKKGRKIF; encoded by the exons ATGGCTGCCCCTCCTGCTAGAGCCCGTGCTGATTACGATTACCTCATCAAACTTCTCTTGATCGGAGACAGCG GTGTGGGTAAAAGTTGCCTCCTCTTACGTTTCTCTGATGGCTCATTCACCACCAGTTTCATTACAACCATTGG TATTGATTTCAAGATACGGACTATTGAGCTGGACGGGAAGAGAATCAAGCTGCAGATCTGGGATACTGCTGGACAGGAGCGGTTCAGGACTATCACAACTG CTTACTACCGTGGAGCCATGGGCATCTTGCTTGTGTATGATGTCACTGATGAATCATCTTTCAACA ATATCAGGAATTGGATCCGTAACATTGAGCAGCACGCTTCTGATAATGTCAACAAGATTCTAGTGGGGAACAAGGCTGATATGGATGAAAGCAAacga GCTGTGCCAAAAGCTAAGGGCCAAGCTCTTGCAGATGAATACGGAATGAAGTTTTTCGAGACT AGTGCCAAGACTAACCTAAACGTTGAGGAAGTTTTCTTTTCAATTGGTAAAGACATTAAGCAAAGACTTGCTGATACCGATGCAAAGGCTGAG CCACAAACAATCAAAATCAACCAAAACGACCAG CGCAGGGACATCTCAAGCTACTCAGAAATCAGCATGCTGTGGTTAGTAGAAAACTGGTCCCTTGCGCCGCCATCTGAGGAGAGAATCTGGCTTTCTGAAGAGACCTTTGGAAAGAAAGGGAGGAAAATCTTCTAA
- the LOC103863393 gene encoding uncharacterized protein LOC103863393, which produces MPDMDSFKLLEHVGLELNLPVISEITSCGCQWEGIPTYIIGIGRGISATVGLAATVVYPLMQSRLSSLRTDFSSLWSQGLDGTIRVICGVLVAYLLKFVCRRSERYFRRGAKLDWPEGAASRDSLKAVWKLPRLPLIMQHVDHSAGDDPTKCSL; this is translated from the exons ATGCCGGACATGGACAGCTTCAAGCTCCTTGAGCACGTTGGCCTTGAACTGAACCTCCCTGTCATAAGTGAGATCACTTCATGTGGCTGTCAG TGGGAAGGGATACCTACATATATCATTGGTATAGGCAGAGGAATAAGTGCTACGGTTGGACTAGCGGCTACGGTCGTATATCCTCTAATGCAAAGCCGTCTCTCATCGCTGAGAACTGACTTCTCGTCATTGTGGTCTCAG GGGTTGGATGGAACTATCCGTGTGATCTGTGGAGTATTGGTTGCATActtgttgaaatttgtttg CCGGCGCTCTGAGAGATACTTCAGGCGAGGTGCAAAGTTAGATTGGCCTGAAGGGGCGGCATCAAGAGACAGCTTAAAAGCAGTGTGGAAACTTCCGAGGTTACCG CTGATCATGCAGCATGTGGATCACTCAGCAGGCGATGATCCAACAAAGTGTTCCCTTTAA
- the LOC103863397 gene encoding putative FBD-associated F-box protein At1g05080, with amino-acid sequence MLRQLLSGFSSIHVGLQVGYLISILIEKGIPILLEQTSRRFPKRKVKSFGVEDRISALPDDLLVRILLLVPTKDAVATMILSKRWRSIWTMVPKLDYLEMISDDTNKVVIGGLLGRLLGRLLERFFVRSDQKRLWLLRFIDESLQAHKAPVLEALAIGVDRGGHVDVVDVGNWIKKAVHSRVRELGFILRWSAEPTRLPNNLYTCDTLVSLGLSNKILVDVPSPACLPSLKYGEAIEGSLVIDSPALRKIFITDHSIDSYSIENEPRLEKANINFRCYPDDRFRTSISSVMCLELVLSFATFSWFSTIGYSYLMECKIILVHDLDWLQPLMFLLQNSPNLKVLLIDKVGTLIHSSNKIKSKCDSQPLGIASQTFIQVAEELPLSWNQPSSVPGCLSTHLEIFEWREYKGRNEEREFINYIFANSKCLKRAGFSLKSTGNHKDRKNMKDLESMYRVSTSSQLLFSTQVEYMSVSGETRE; translated from the exons ATGTTAAGGCAGCTTTTATCAGGTTTCAGCTCAATTCATGTTGGGTTGCAGGTGGGATATTTGATTTCGATACTAATAGAAAAAGGGATTCCGATACTGTTAGAACAAACATCCCGACGATTCCCAAAGAGAAAAGTCAAAAGTTTTGGGGTAGAAGACAGGATAAGTGCGTTACCAGACGATTTGCTTGTGCGGATATTGTTGCTTGTGCCAACAAAAGATGCAGTGGCTACTATGATTTTGTCAAAGCGATGGCGGTCTATTTGGACGATGGTGCCAAAGCTCGACTACTTAGAGATGATCAGTGATGATACAAACAAAGTAGTTATTGGCGGTTTACTTGGTCGTTTACTTGGTCGTTTACTTGAGCGATTTTTTGTCAGAAGTGATCAGAAACGACTGTGGCTTTTGCGGTTTATCGACGAGTCACTACAAGCCCATAAGGCACCTGTTTTAGAAGCATTAGCTATAGGAGTCGATAGAGGAGGTCACGTTGATGTTGTTGATGTTGGAAATTGGATTAAAAAAGCGGTTCATAGTAGAGTGCGTGAGCTAGGGTTTATTCTCAGATGGTCCGCGGAGCCTACTAGGTTACCTAATAACCTTTACACATGTGATACACTTGTTTCTCTAGGTCTTTCCAACAAGATTCTTGTGGATGTTCCTTCTCCAGCATGCCTCCCATCCCTCAAAT ATGGCGAAGCAATTGAGGGAAGTTTAGTAATAGATTCTCCGGCTTTAAGGAAAATCTTCATCACAGATCACTCGATAGACTCTTACTCGATCGAAAACGAACCTCGCCTTGAGAAGGCAAATATCAACTTCCGTTGTTACCCTGATGACAGGTTTAGGACATCTATTTCCTCAGTCATGTGTCTCGAATTAGTTTTGAGCTTTGCAACG TTTTCCTGGTTTAGCACTATTGGCTACTCTTATCTTATGGAGTGTAAGATAATACTTGTACACGATTTAGACTGGTTACAACCACTAATGTTTTTGCTTCAGAATTCTCCTAATCTAAAAGTTCTTCTCATCGACAAGGTTGGTACTCTAATTCATTcaagtaataaaataaaaagtaaatgtGATTCACAACCCTTGGGGATTGCTTCACAGACATTCATTCAAGTTGCGGAGGAGTTGCCACTTTCATGGAACCAACCAAGTTCTGTTCCCGGATGTTTGTCAACCCATCTAGAGATCTTTGAGTGGAGAGAATACAAAGGAAGAAACGAAGAGAGAGAATTCATAAACTACATCTTTGCTAACTCTAAGTGTTTAAAGAGAGCTGGATTCTCTCTGAAATCAACCGGCAACCATAAAGATAGAAAGAATATGAAAGATTTGGAGTCTATGTATAGGGTTTCCACATCATCCCAGCTTCTATTTTCCACTCAGGTGGAATATATGAGTGTTTCAGGTGAAACAAGGGAGTGA